The genomic stretch TTCGTCGGACCGTCTTTTTTCGGCGTATCGATACCGAGTCGATGCGCCCGTTGCCACAACGTCGTCGATGGAATCCCAAAAGTAGCTGTTTGTATGTAAAATATcaatgttaaaaattgaataaacaactTGCACAACTTGTTCAACGACTGTGAATAATCGTTGTTACGATTTTCGATACTCACCGGATGCTTTTGTGAGGCTCATATCGTGATTTCGCAAAGCGTCCAGAGCGGCGTCCATGTCGTCCTGTGTCCAAGACTTGGATCCGTGATGATGGGAGCCGATTTGTCCGGAATGTGATCTGCCGTTGTCCCCGCCATCGGAATGACCGGAACTGCCTGACGGCATGAGGCCAAGAAGCTCTGGAGTGATCATCATCATGTTGTCATTATCGCCGGTCGTTTTTGAACTGACGCTAGCTCGATCTGACATATGACTATCTATATCTATCGTGTCCGTCGAGTCCATCGTGTGCAGTGtctcaaattttattttaacactgtcacaattttgtatttctgTAACATATAATTAACAACCATCGCAAGTATTACCACACGCTGTGATTTTTGTGAATttcgcttttgtttttttaagcTTTCGAATCATCTTTACAGACGtggcaaaaaagaaaaataaaaaaatagccAACACCCCCAACAACGGTATACAATCAATTTATAGTCATTCACATccccattttcaatttcgattttcCGAGTTTCGTAGAACTCTACcttattggaaaaaaaaagaaataaataaacaaataaacacCCGCCGTCGTGCGGTTTGAATAAACGATTCGACGATGATCATTTTACGGTTACGTGACTCTATTAGACTTAAAACGGTATTACGATAAGAGGAGGCCCCCCCCCTGTCCCACCTCCCTGCTCGTATAATAAAATGATGTTGCGTGGGCAGCAAATTCAATGCGGAGGAACGCAAATTTAATCACAACTAGTTAAGTCTTATTAACCCAATTATTTTGATTTGTCATCAAGCTAACATGCCGTAGTACAACGTAATTATTGTCATCACCGGTTTTTACCTCATAGAAAATTTCCATAATATACATactaatgaaaaattaaacaaagaaGACGCAAAAAGgtaaaatatggaaaaaatttccacgaaTCGTattaatgataaaattcattcattcatctcTTCATGTACCCCATTACTTCcgttgtatacctatacgtacaatatacTTGATGGTTGTTACGCTACTTACTGCTCACTGTTTTCATCATCACTAATTATTTCGTTTAAATATTGGTCGAATAGACACTTTCCGACCTATCGTCGTTCGTATTTCAACTGTATTCTAAATAAACAGTACCTAATCAAATCTAAACTGTCATCGATATGCTTTTCGAAACACACGTTCATTGTTatcatacgtgtataataGTCTACGCTCGTCCTGACGTATGCCGGTATAAATAAAGGTTTATGCATTATGTCACAAAGGAATAGGTACATATTAATATACCTGTCGATTGGTGATCAGGGTCTCTCAAATGCGTTATCGTAGTACCAACTAGAGTAGCACTGGGAGGTGTAGGTTGAGTTTCGGGTGGTAAATCAACGTCTCCTGGATCCGTATGGTGCCCGTAATGTCCCATTCCTGTGTGACAAAACATCTCACCTTTATTTCAAGTGATTAAAATCTGTCCTAAAGTATCCATTATATAGATATGCCCCACACCTTTGACTATCGACGACGAAACctcataaaaaatttctataaccaATCATTATTCTCTTTTCCTTACTTTTGtatgcttcttcttcttcttctttgtttttttttatctctctctctctctctctctctctctccctctctccctctctccctctctccctctctccctctctccctctctccctctctccctctctccctctctccctctctccctctctccctctctccctctctccctctctccctctctccctctctccctctctccctctctctctctctctctctctctctctctctctctctctctctctctctctctctctctctctctctctctctctcctctctctctctctctctctctctctctctctctctctctcttatcgTTAGTTcctacgaaaaaaaaaggaaaaaaaaaaacttttcaagcGTCATTTCCAGTTACGTATATCAAACTATTTCCTTACcctataataatattatgtcTATCAGTTCCTCTTTCCGGATACCGTACGTGTACAGAAACTGGCATAGTGATGCATACTTATACACTTTTTATAACGCATTCTATCCATCCATAGATCCATcgatacatacatacatacatacatacatgcatacattgcatacatacatatgctCGAACCTAAAAAACCATCAATTTCGGTAAATGTAAACTTTGTTTTTCCCCCCCTTTTATCGTACACGATCATAGATCGACGATCGCGACGAAACGTGTACCTAGTTAAATATCACTcgaggtatatatatatataatctttCGGATATCAAGCGCATTGTATAAACGACATATACATCTATACACGCATATAAATGGGGATGTGAATGACTCAGTATTGTTCGTACCACACACAAACATATAACAATATTACTATTTTACACACTTAAAATGTACATGTTTatctaattaattttcatcaccGAATTCCCAGTGAACGATGCTCCACGTGTTCGTGGGAGATAGGGGAAAATCGTAGAAACGAACGAAAGAAGCGagcaatgagaaaaaaaaaaaaaaaaaaacgacctCGATTCGTGACTGTtacaaatatattaattttatattaattgttgaaggaaaaaaaaaacaatgaaagatttttttattcgctttTAAAAGATAGGAagtgtaaaaacaaaaaaaaaaacgaaaagaatgGAATGAAAGAATATACATTATGTCCGTAATAGGCGAGGGCGAGAAATTTGACGGTGGATTTTTTGCTAGAGCACagtttattatttgtttaagtttcttgattattatttttttatatatatattttgtttttgcaaagaaattgtttttatcgTTTCACGTTCAGGTGTGGGGCAGCAAATCGCGTGAAATCCACTTACCGTTATTGTTGTTCGTGTTACCGTTGCTTATTTCCTTTTGTCGCGATTCTAAAACTATTGTCGGCTCACCGAACTCTTCATCTTCGGTCTGCCAGTCCCTGTGATTCTACAAAtcgagagacagagagaaaaagataatattgaatatacaTTTCTCAATTGTTCTCTACTTTCTCCATTTCgtctatatttttattctttcatctgtcgtcatcattattataacaaaaaaCGCGCGCCGCCTTCTTAAAATCAATTCGCGCTCAAAAATCTCTCTTCATCGTCAATTTGTTTCCTCTACATTATACATGCATgcgttttatttcaaattacctTTGACGGTCAGGTCTGATGCTAacagaggaaaataaaaaaaaaaaaaataaagaaaaatttctcccgCTTTTGTctctaaaaattgtataatatacgtatatataataataatattcttttaATTGCGCTTCTTTTGTTTATCTATAACGTCCGAATTTCCGGTTACCCCGAAGGGcctcctcccctcccctccccgctcctctcctctccgccCCTCTCATCTCCCGTCGTCTCACCGGCactcctctcctctccactCCACTCGTACTCTCATAATCTCAAACGATCGTCAGCTTACCTCTTTGTCGTCCCGATTGTTGAATCCTTCGGTTTCCTCTTCTTTGTACTTCTCGAAATGCCTGTTACCCGGTGTATCCGAGGACCTTGCCTCAAACCTAGGCCTTTTATACCTCGGATGATGCTGTCTTCTAAGCTTTGTATAATTCAAACGTGGTGTACCGGTACCGGAAGAATCACGATCCCTAGGCGGTGAACTTAGGCTAACAGAAGACGGTGGACCCTCTCTACTTTCCGGTACCTCGCAGAGGCCCTTTATCTTCAATTGATCCGCAGTCTTCAGGAGTGACTGCAACAACGCAATTAAACAAGGCCGTCAAATTTTAACATCCTCATTACCCTTTCGTACGTCCGCCGATAACACgttaaaataatgataattcgaaattttatacaaatttttttttttttttcaaaatccctTCTTTCccttcatcaattttttccctttttaaTTACCGTACGTtgcgattcattttttttttttttttatatttttctcacgTTTCTCATTCTCCAACAGACTATCGTTttcgttgtcgtcgtcgttgttatTGTTACACGTATAACACGAATCGCGAATGTTATTTGcaacatgtatattatatacgtaatacGTACATGTACATTCGACACTCTCGATAAGGCCGCTTCTCCCCCCACTACTCGAGTTGGAACAAAGCGCGCTCGTTGTCCCAAATTTTCTCAGATACTCTCGCAAAATAATAGGTCCGACGACAAAGTAGAAACGTCGAAAAGAAACCAGCCCAACTACTGTCACAGACTTTCGTCAACCCTGTTAATTCGTGAGATTCTAATTTCAATGCGCGATTAAACGCACGTCGATCTCATCGATGTTAATTAAACCAATTCTTAGAAATATCCTCCCCTACAGCCCCACAACCGGCCCTACATCGAAAGTTTCTCTACACCGCAACCCaacatttttctcttccttcttcGCCGTTCGTTCGTCATCATACCCTGTACAATATTAATCCGGCAATGCAGTACCCCGCTTTGTCGTCGGTTCCGTCGCTGAATCCGGTTTTCTGTTCTTTAATCAACGCCGAAAGGGGGAGACAAACCCGCGGCGGCTTCGGgtgggtgggggggggggcgatTAGGCGGGGTTCAGGACACACGACGAGAAcgatgtatacgtgtataaccTCCCCCACCCCCATCCCCCTTCACCCCAACACAGCGCACCCACGAATCGAGGCTGAGGGGGGTGGAGGGGCAGTCAGACACGACGCTGCGGACCTGCGTATCGACCATCGTACACCCCCGCCCTCCACCCCGCCGAACCCTTAACGAACTTCGAGAGACCtgcacccccccccccctccgcccctTTGGCGGTGTTCGCAAGGTGGGTTGACGGGTAAGGGGTAAGTTGGTCGGGTGATGGAGGTGGCGGTGGGGGGGTGTCGTGCATATTAATGTGTTTACAAGGGTATGTGTAGAGTTGCCTGtacgatatatattatatatatatcaaggTGTCGGTGCCTGCgtccatctttttttttttttttgtttggtgcatttgtgtgtgtgtgtgtagggggggggggatacaTATGTGTATTACGATTATCGTCACATGCGTATTATATGTGTGGCAGGGTGATTCGAaaaatgatgtattttttttttttttttttaaacgctcTTATCCCACGACATTTTAATGTTTGGTAGAAAAAAGATCGTCCCATAAAAGATGACACCTCTGTCTCGATAGTCTGATGAGTCGCGatcttttaattattatttccgaTTCATTTGCCGTGAGAAAATATGACTTTTCGTTACAAGTTTAAATACTCGTAAATTgccgaatgtttttttttttttttttttgtgttcaGCGAAACTCATGCACAAATTCGAGCTTTCGAAAACTCTGCGAGAAAGCATATTTATCATCGTTAGAACACACGTTTTGGAGTTACGTGAAAACTATcgatttttatcgaaaaagagAAGAACGGTAATGTTCGAATGATGATAATTATTGATATAACAAGGTTTGTtgagtgtgaaaaaatattgaaccaAGTTTacgagtgaaattttctacCATGGTCGATTACGAGGTCCgtgcgtatatacatatacaaaaaTATCGGAAGACACGTAACTCGAAAATTGGTTtaacagccccattctatacgcaattctgaacaaagCTTCGatccattttcatttgacttagaaataaataaatcgcaCGGATTTTACGAAATCGCGATggtaaattcgtagaattcatgccatttctttatctctgcgtcaaatatgttgaatattatttttgctcATAATTGCTTATAGAATGAGGCTGCTCGAGCACTTTTCCgtgtttgagatacgtggatCTCGATATTTGAAGGCATAAACGAAAACGTCTAAATCGATTAGGGAACGCTTAAATGAAttgggaaataaaaatcaacattTCAGGGGGTAAGAGCTAGAActacgtttcttttttttttttttaaaccacaCAAACGTGTcggatgaaaaatgtgaaataaaaaagtaaaaaaacaaataacttTCTAGGTGTTGCcacgatgaaaaatcgtaaattattttttcccgaaaCTACACCCtggtatatatacgtaaactTATACGTGTAGGCGAAACCGCGTTTTACGCTTTCTATAGTAACGTTGAAAATAGAAGTGTCAAAGTACGAAATGTTTTGAAGACGCAAGGATCTGTTTTacggtatttttcaaatttaggAAGTTCAATCTCTAATAAATAAGAAAGGAGTTTAAATACAacgatttccaaaaatttcttaTTACCAAAATGTCCAAAATTTCACTCAAGTTCCACTTGCGATACAATAACATcgtaaaaaatagaaaatgaatttccCGTTTTGCAACTTCACTATTCTTCTTTCcgcgaaataataataataataattcagcagaaccgaaataattttaccattacaGATTCAAAACGAACGTTCCGCCGTACGGcgatgaaggaaaaaataaaatgttccGTCCATTAGTCGtataaaattcgtataaaatatataattggGCAGGCGATGCCCTTGAACCCCAACAAGTATTGATTTGTGAACTCTGTGTTTGTACCTAGCATGAACCAGCTCTTTCTTCCTTATTTTCTCGTCTCtattatttatatgaaaaaaaaatatatatatatataagcaaATGTTTAGTTTCACAATAAACGAGGATTTTTTCTGACAATATTTGTAACGTAGTCAAATTACTGCGCGGTAATAATGTTTAAACATTTTTGTATAGTTT from Neodiprion virginianus isolate iyNeoVirg1 chromosome 3, iyNeoVirg1.1, whole genome shotgun sequence encodes the following:
- the LOC124300230 gene encoding protein bric-a-brac 1 isoform X3, whose product is MAGQHYCLRWNNYQSNMTSVFHQLLQTEAFVDVTLACNEASLKAHKVVLSACSSYFQKLLLSNPCKHPTIIMPQDVCFTDLKFIIEFVYRGEIDVSQAELQSLLKTADQLKIKGLCEVPESREGPPSSVSLSSPPRDRDSSGTGTPRLNYTKLRRQHHPRYKRPRFEARSSDTPGNRHFEKYKEEETEGFNNRDDKENHRDWQTEDEEFGEPTIVLESRQKEISNGNTNNNNGEMFCHTGMGHYGHHTDPGDVDLPPETQPTPPSATLVGTTITHLRDPDHQSTEIQNCDSVKIKFETLHTMDSTDTIDIDSHMSDRASVSSKTTGDNDNMMMITPELLGLMPSGSSGHSDGGDNGRSHSGQIGSHHHGSKSWTQDDMDAALDALRNHDMSLTKASATFGIPSTTLWQRAHRLGIDTPKKDGPTKSWSDESLNNALEALRTGTISANKASKAFGIPSSTLYKIARREGIRLAAPFNASPTTWSPADLDRALEAIRSGQTSVQRASTEFGIPTGTLYGRCKREGIELSRSNPTPWSEDAMTEALEAVRMGHMSINQAAIHYNLPYSSLYGRFKRGKYEEPVGNEMSQDSNSLHYHSPNQNHSSSVPDQMPYQGS
- the LOC124300230 gene encoding protein bric-a-brac 1 isoform X1, with the translated sequence MERNWGTHYSGGMAGQHYCLRWNNYQSNMTSVFHQLLQTEAFVDVTLACNEASLKAHKVVLSACSSYFQKLLLSNPCKHPTIIMPQDVCFTDLKFIIEFVYRGEIDVSQAELQSLLKTADQLKIKGLCEVPESREGPPSSVSLSSPPRDRDSSGTGTPRLNYTKLRRQHHPRYKRPRFEARSSDTPGNRHFEKYKEEETEGFNNRDDKENHRDWQTEDEEFGEPTIVLESRQKEISNGNTNNNNGEMFCHTGMGHYGHHTDPGDVDLPPETQPTPPSATLVGTTITHLRDPDHQSTEIQNCDSVKIKFETLHTMDSTDTIDIDSHMSDRASVSSKTTGDNDNMMMITPELLGLMPSGSSGHSDGGDNGRSHSGQIGSHHHGSKSWTQDDMDAALDALRNHDMSLTKASATFGIPSTTLWQRAHRLGIDTPKKDGPTKSWSDESLNNALEALRTGTISANKASKAFGIPSSTLYKIARREGIRLAAPFNASPTTWSPADLDRALEAIRSGQTSVQRASTEFGIPTGTLYGRCKREGIELSRSNPTPWSEDAMTEALEAVRMGHMSINQAAIHYNLPYSSLYGRFKRGKYEEPVGNEMSQDSNSLHYHSPNQNHSSSVPDQMPYQGS
- the LOC124300230 gene encoding protein bric-a-brac 1 isoform X2; this encodes MERNWGTHYSGGMAGQHYCLRWNNYQSNMTSVFHQLLQTEAFVDVTLACNEASLKAHKVVLSACSSYFQKLLLSNPCKHPTIIMPQDVCFTDLKFIIEFVYRGEIDVSQAELQSLLKTADQLKIKGLCEVPESREGPPSSVSLSSPPRDRDSSGTGTPRLNYTKLRRQHHPRYKRPRFEARSSDTPGNRHFEKYKEEETEGFNNRDDKENHRDWQTEDEEFGEPTIVLESRQKEISNGNTNNNNGMGHYGHHTDPGDVDLPPETQPTPPSATLVGTTITHLRDPDHQSTEIQNCDSVKIKFETLHTMDSTDTIDIDSHMSDRASVSSKTTGDNDNMMMITPELLGLMPSGSSGHSDGGDNGRSHSGQIGSHHHGSKSWTQDDMDAALDALRNHDMSLTKASATFGIPSTTLWQRAHRLGIDTPKKDGPTKSWSDESLNNALEALRTGTISANKASKAFGIPSSTLYKIARREGIRLAAPFNASPTTWSPADLDRALEAIRSGQTSVQRASTEFGIPTGTLYGRCKREGIELSRSNPTPWSEDAMTEALEAVRMGHMSINQAAIHYNLPYSSLYGRFKRGKYEEPVGNEMSQDSNSLHYHSPNQNHSSSVPDQMPYQGS